The region TGCTGCTCCAATTCCTGTGTTTGCTCTAACATTCTGTGCTCTAAATAACTCTTTTTCAGATTTACCTCTTTCAGATGAATCAGTTTTTGAGAAGAACCAAATTGCAACAAATGCAACTGTTACAGAGAATAAAGCAGGGTGTTTATATGGGAATAATGCTTCTGCATTTCCTAAAATTTGAACCCAAACAATTGGTCCTACTACAACTAATGTTACAGCTGTGATTAAACCAATAAATCCACCAATAAATGCACCTCTAGTTGTTAAACCTCTCCAATAAATTGATAAGAATAATATCGGGAAGTTTGCAGATGCTGCAATACCAAATGCTAATCCAACCATATAAGCAATATTTTGTTGTTCAAATGCGATTCCTAAAATAACCCCAACTATACCTACTATAATAACAGTTATTTTTGAAATTTTTACAACTTTTTCATCACTTGCATTTGGATTGATTACATTTGCATAAATATCATGTGAAATAGCAGATGCCCCAGCAAGTGTAAGACCAGATACAACAGCTAAAATAGTAGCAAATGCAACAGCTGAAATAAATCCTAAGAATGCATTACCTCCAAGCATGTGTGAAAGGTGAATAGATGCCATATTATTTCCACCGAATAGTTTTCCATCAACAAAATATTGTGCACCATCAGCAGAATTTAAAAATGCAATTGCACCAAAACCAACAATTGTGATAATAACCCAGAAGTAACCAACAAAACCAGTAGCATAAACAACAGATTTTCTAGCTTCTTTAGCATTTCCAACAGTAAAGAATCTCATTAGTACGTGTGGTAAACCTGCAGTTCCTAACATTAAAGCCATACCTAAAGATATTGCAGAAATTGGATCTGAGATAAATCCACCTGGACTTAAAATTGATTCCCCTGATGTATGGTTCTCAGTTGCTTTAACAGCTAATGCTTCAAAATTAAATCCAAAATGATACATAACCATAATAGCCATAAAAGAAACACCAGATAAAAGTAAACAAGCTTTGATAATTTGAACCCAAGTAGTTGCTAACATTCCACCAAATGTTACATAAATAATCATCATAACACCTACTAGAATAACTGCAAACTCATATTCCATACCAAATAATACTTGAATAAGCTTTCCAGCCCCAACCATTTGTGCAATAAGATATAAGATTACAACTGATAAAGAACCAAATGCTGCAAGTGTTCTAATCTCTTTTTGACCTAATCTATACGCTGCAATATCTGCAAATGTAAATTTACCAAGGTTTCTTAATTTTTCAGCCATAAAGAATAAAATAATTGGCCATCCAACTAAAAA is a window of Halarcobacter sp. DNA encoding:
- a CDS encoding cation acetate symporter, with protein sequence MFRILALISLISLSLFAAGDATFEATKRELNIPAIIMFFIFIVGTLGITYWAAKRTKSASDFYTAGGGITGFQNGLAIAGDYMSAAAFLGVSGLIYLKGYDGVIYAVSFLVGWPIILFFMAEKLRNLGKFTFADIAAYRLGQKEIRTLAAFGSLSVVILYLIAQMVGAGKLIQVLFGMEYEFAVILVGVMMIIYVTFGGMLATTWVQIIKACLLLSGVSFMAIMVMYHFGFNFEALAVKATENHTSGESILSPGGFISDPISAISLGMALMLGTAGLPHVLMRFFTVGNAKEARKSVVYATGFVGYFWVIITIVGFGAIAFLNSADGAQYFVDGKLFGGNNMASIHLSHMLGGNAFLGFISAVAFATILAVVSGLTLAGASAISHDIYANVINPNASDEKVVKISKITVIIVGIVGVILGIAFEQQNIAYMVGLAFGIAASANFPILFLSIYWRGLTTRGAFIGGFIGLITAVTLVVVGPIVWVQILGNAEALFPYKHPALFSVTVAFVAIWFFSKTDSSERGKSEKELFRAQNVRANTGIGAAGAVDH